The following coding sequences lie in one Anoplolepis gracilipes chromosome 4, ASM4749672v1, whole genome shotgun sequence genomic window:
- the LOC140665035 gene encoding programmed cell death protein 7-like, which produces MYSGQSSQQHTGQTYENVHFNMYYPTTQQPFAYNANYSGNMYYNVYPSHVTCDNSTVNNVTLVGRIRTRQEDERAIEQFLQETESQVSIKSKQKNPFKIATIKSALMTVTKLNKQLENVCAELEDDNVNLSELQWQEKVSACNAVKHEICEILKSIKDADFLNQVKNDLKKRKKKRVRQQRRREEWKKEKSTKEERRAKLHAEADSWIRKEQAVIEREKQEENLRRDADMILSDVRSKKSDVRKYLGILQELQNLRNIKMTIARARGEKVSSATDEAFKHNIAKLTEQWTALDHEYAIEEQELKLMLKTDNEKRIEKQTKNLFADWENVLFGINILTAEQFYKDLDSFILIRTAWDRFISSENDTTTIPIGWIVPEKPSSAAWQKCLNKDTS; this is translated from the exons atgtaTAGTGGTCAATCATCCCAGCAACATACTGGACAAACTTATGAAAATGTGCATTTTAACATGTATTATCCAACAACTCAACAACCATTTGCATACAATGCAAATTACAGcggaaatatgtattataatgtttatcCAAGCCATGTAACATGTGATAACAGTACAGTTAATAATGTGACATTAGTCGGTAGAATAAGAACACGACAAGAAGATGAAAGGGCTATTGAACAATTTCTCCAAGAGACCGAATCACAAGTTTCTATCAAAAGCAAACAGAAAAACCCATTTAAAATTGCAACTATTAAGAGTGCATTAATGACGGtgactaaattaaataagcaaCTTGAGAACGTTTGTGCGGAACTTGAAGATGACAATGTTAATTTATCAGAACTGCAATGGCAAGAAAAAGTTAGTGCCTGTAATGCTGTAAAGCATGAAATTTGTGAAATCCTGAAATCTATAAAAGATGCAGACTTTCTAAATCAAGTTAAGAACGATCTAAAGAAACGCAAGAAGAAACGTGTAAGGCAACAGCGTAGAAGGGAAGAatggaagaaagaaaaatcaacgaaagaagaaagaagagcgAAATTACATGCAGAGGCAGATTCATGGATTCGAAAGGAACAAGCAGTAATCGAACGAGAAAAACAAGAGGAGAATTTGCGCAGGGATGCAGACATGATCTTATCCGACGTTCGTAGTAAAAAAAGCGATGTACGGAAATATCTAGGAATTTTGCAAGAGTTACAAAACTTACGAAATATCAAGATGACAATTGCTCGAGCGAGAGGCGAAAAAGTATCTTCTGCAACTGATGAAGCATTCAAGCATAATATtg CTAAATTAACAGAACAATGGACTGCTTTGGATCACGAGTATGCAATAGAAGAAcaggaattaaaattaatgctgAAAACGGATAAcgaaaaaagaattgaaaaacagacaaaaaatttatttgctgaTTGGGAAAATGTGCTAtttggaataaatatattgactGCTGAACAATTTTACAAGGATTTGGATAGTTTTATCTTGATTCG tacGGCGTGGGATAGATTTATAAGTTCTGAAAATGATACAACAACGATACCGATTGGATGGATAGTGCCTGAAAAACCATCTTCTGCCGCATGGCAAAAATGCCTCAATAAAGAtacatcttaa
- the LOC140665037 gene encoding tubulin-specific chaperone A-like encodes MSDPRIRTLKIKTGVVKRLAKEKTTYEKEATQQRERIQKLKEQDKDGYDIKKQEEVLQESLMMIPDCQRRLVKAFEELKNILDTEQDLKEVEDYIEAEKVLQEAEAQLPKEGDILQMC; translated from the exons ATGTCCGACCCTCGTATAAGAACACTCAAGATTAAGACGGGAGTAGTTAAACGCCTTGCGAAAGAAAAGACTACGTACGAGAAAGAAGCGACACAACAGCGCGAAAGGATACAAAAGTTGAAAGAGCAGG aTAAAGATGGTTACGACATAAAAAAGCAAGAAGAGGTGCTTCAAGAATCTTTGATGATGATACCAGATTGTCAAAGACGTCTTGTCAAAGCATTTGAAGAACTCAAAAATATTCTGGACACTGAACAAGATTTGAAGGAAGTTGAGGATTATATCGAAGCTGAAAAAGTGTTACAAGAGGCGGAAGCACAATTACCGAAAGAAGGGGACATTTTGCAGATGTGTTAA
- the Temp gene encoding protein prenyltransferase alpha subunit repeat-containing protein 1 isoform X2: MTRKSFVILPMEDNENRSPVFHQEDSLGLASWCVQPLYVYAYRRLLEYRRTRHQRREEPNTVARWLLGALLLNPNVTTFWNMRRELVRAGRLDARDELSVTRPVLYHTPKNFEAFAYRSWLMSYALDTERNHVAEPGISPLASAELELAETCADRYANNYHAWSYRRHLVALCESRGLRHPSLESEWRSTIAWCRQHVSDHSAHSYRQFLLRKCMLATVSTETEMNDDDIVRHDNLFSYMNHYELNDDERTLLERIRDIFARRVDGYSPTDVHKLRCYLRALSYWAEECWYNDQLISMYDNHETLWYHRRFLAHLLVLLTVMYAKHACYRKDDFSDVQCRDEPSVAPFLRDGPLTTHDDLLIAAHVILLRSFCTVNIRIIQEAIKRSPRENLLIERFSKYLGRIGLR, translated from the exons ATGACGAG AAAAAGCTTTGTGATCCTGCCGATGGAGGACAACGAGAATCGATCACCGGTGTTTCACCAGGAGGACAGTCTGGGTTTGGCGTCGTGGTGCGTTCAGCCGCTCTACGTATACGCTTATCGGCGCCTGCTGGAGTACCGGCGGACACGTCATCAACGGCGCGAGGAACCCAACACGGTGGCGAGATGGCTACTGGGTGCCTTGCTGCTAAATCCGAACGTGACAACGTTCTGGAATATGCGGCGGGAGCTGGTGCGCGCTGGCAGATTGGACGCGCGCGACGAGCTGTCCGTCACACGACCGGTGCTCTATCATACGCCAAAGAACTTCGAGGCCTTCGCGTATCGGAGCTGGCTGATGTCGTACGCTTTGGACACCGAACGGAACCACGTCGCCGAACCCGGGATCTCGCCCCTCGCGAGCGCCGAACTCGAGCTTGCAGAGACCTGCGCCGATCGTTACGCGAATAATTACCACGCGTGGAGTTATCGGCGTCACTTGGTCGCCCTGTGCGAATCACGCGGTTTGCGGCATCCCAGTCTCGAGAGCGAATGGAGGAGTACTATCGCTTGGTGCCGACAACACGTGTCCGATCATAGCGCTCATTCTTATCGGCAATTTTTACTGCGAAAGTGCATGTTGGCAACGGTGTCTACGGAAACAGAGATGAATGACGATGACATCGTCAGACACGACAATCTGTTTAGTTACATGAACCACTACGAACTGAACGACGATGAACGGACGTTGCTAGAACGTATTCGCGATATATTTGCACGTCGCGTCGACGGTTACTCGCCTACCGACGTTCACAAACTCAGGTGTTACCTAAGAGCGTTATCGTACTGGGCGGAAGAGTGTTGGTATAACGATCAGCTCATCAGTATGTACGACAACCATGAGACGTTGTGGTATCACCGCAGGTTCTTGGCGCACTTACTCGTTCTTCTCACCGTCATGTACGCGAAACATGCTTGTTACCGCAAGGATGACTTTTCGGACGTTCAATGTCGCGATGAGCCGTCGGTCGCGCCGTTTCTTCGCGACGGACCCTTAACTACTCACGACGACTTGCTGATAGCTGCTCATGTGATACTCCTAAGATCTTTTTGCACTGTTAATATTCGTATTATTCAAGAAGCGATCAAACGCAGTCCACGGGAGAATCTATTAATCGAGAGATTTTCCAAATATCTCGGGAGAATAGGTTTACGATGA
- the LOC140665031 gene encoding U3 small nucleolar RNA-associated protein 15 homolog, whose amino-acid sequence MTSSFKKINTKVYTRAGPELTEDNIYWKKYTLPVLVKEFGSIDYIAFSPVEPHYFAVTCSVRVQIYNPITKLVTKTYSRFKEAAYGGCFRRDGKLLCAGGEEAVVRLFNIGSNSMLRVFSGHKAAVHRAFFTADDLHIASFSDDKTVVLWDISSEKQLTSFTEHTDYIRAGAVSPVSTDVLLSGGYDKNIHMYDARTNKKILSVNHDAPVESLLFLPTGGIFLSAGGTDIKVWDALAGGKLLAKITQHHKTVTCLKIASNGHRILSGSLDRHVKVYDTGTYKTLHTLDYPNAVLSIGISEGDETIVAGMVDGLISVKRREEDTNDVVKPKRKVSYRHAGENLHVRSVDVVVQQEVKEIMSKHDTCLRKFQYSKALDCVMMNYVVNKTPHVTVALTQELIRREGLRRALAGRDGKSLVNIIKFLNKHIGSIRFGRVLLHVANVLLDVYEDHLDELSEEPRKMFTILAQKLQEEEQLIIALTQLQGSMQMILSSAETIPLPAIKENQNMEPSNAAQTERDLVLNIT is encoded by the exons atgacATCGtcgtttaagaaaataaatactaaagTATATACAAGAGCGGGGCCGGAATTAACGgaggataatatatattggaaGAAATATACA CTACCAGTTTTAGTAAAAGAGTTTGGTTCAATAGACTACATCGCCTTCTCGCCAGTAGAACCGCATTATTTTGCAGTTACTTGCTCGGTCCgagtacaaatatataatcctATCACAAAGCTAGTTACAAAAACTTACAGTAGATTCAAAGAGGCTGCGTATGGAGGCTGCTTTCGTAGAGATGGCAAACTACTATGTGCTGGTGGCGAAGAAGCAGTGGTCAGGCTCTTCAACATTGGTTCCAATAGCATGTTACGAGTTTTTTCCGGGCATAAAGCTGCAGTGCACAGAGCTTTTTTCACAGCCGATGATCTTCATATTGCTTCATTTTCTGATGATAAAACTGTGGTATTGTGGGACATATCTAGTGAGAAACAATTGACGAGTTTCACTGAACATACTGATTATATCAGAGCTGGTGCAGTGAGTCCTGTGTCCACTGATGTATTATTATCTGGTGGATATGACAAgaacatacatatgtatgatgccagaacaaataagaaaatactTAGTGTCAATCATGATGCACCAGTGGAGAGTTTACTCTTCTTACCAACTGGAGGAATATTCCTGTCTGCAG gtGGAACTGATATCAAAGTGTGGGACGCTCTCGCAGGAGGTAAATTACTTGCAAAGATCACGCAACATCACAAAACTGTGACTTGCTTGAAAATCGCCTCCAATGGTCATAGAATATTGTCTGGTTCATTGGATAGGCATGTCAAAGTTTATGATACTGGAACATACAAAACTCTTCACACTTTAGACTATCCTAATGCAGTTCTCAGCATAGGAATTAGT gAGGGCGACGAAACTATTGTAGCCGGTATGGTCGACGGTCTGATCTCTGTCAAGAGACGTGAGGAAGACACAAATGACGTGGTAAAACCGAAACGTAAGGTTTCGTATAGGCACGCGGGTGAAAATTTGCATGTGCGGAGTGTTGACGTAGTCGTGCAGCAGGAAGTCAAGGAGATTATGAGCAAGCACGACACTTGTTTGCGAAAGTTTCAATACAGTAAAGCGCTCGACTGTGTTATGATGAATTATGTGGTTAATAAAACGCCGCATGTCACTGTCGCACTTACACAGGAACTTATCAGACGGGAAGGCCTAAGGCGAGCTTTAGCCGGTAGAGACGGCAAGTCTTTGGTCAATATCATTAAGTTCTTGAACAAACATATCGGTAGTATCCGTTTCGGAAGAGTATTATTACATGTAGCAAACGTTTTGTTAg ACGTATATGAAGATCATTTGGATGAACTCTCGGAGGAACCACGGAAAATGTTCACTATATTAGCACAAAAGCTACAGGAGGAggaacaattaattatagcgTTGACGCAACTACAGGGTTCAATGCAAATGATATTGTCTAGTGCCGAAACAATTCCTTTACCTGCTATAAAAGAGAATCAGAATATGGAGCCGTCAAACGCCGCTCAAACGGAGCGCGATCTCgtcttaaatataacataa
- the Temp gene encoding protein prenyltransferase alpha subunit repeat-containing protein 1 isoform X1 yields MDIHPRGRCDAAHTMVDNEFPAAEKILRDIENTIRRNPTIKSFVILPMEDNENRSPVFHQEDSLGLASWCVQPLYVYAYRRLLEYRRTRHQRREEPNTVARWLLGALLLNPNVTTFWNMRRELVRAGRLDARDELSVTRPVLYHTPKNFEAFAYRSWLMSYALDTERNHVAEPGISPLASAELELAETCADRYANNYHAWSYRRHLVALCESRGLRHPSLESEWRSTIAWCRQHVSDHSAHSYRQFLLRKCMLATVSTETEMNDDDIVRHDNLFSYMNHYELNDDERTLLERIRDIFARRVDGYSPTDVHKLRCYLRALSYWAEECWYNDQLISMYDNHETLWYHRRFLAHLLVLLTVMYAKHACYRKDDFSDVQCRDEPSVAPFLRDGPLTTHDDLLIAAHVILLRSFCTVNIRIIQEAIKRSPRENLLIERFSKYLGRIGLR; encoded by the exons ATGGATATACATCCACGAGGGAGGTGTGATGCGGCTCACACGATGGTGGACAACGAGTTCCCGGCCGCCGAGAAGATCCTTCGTGACATCGAGAACACGATCAGGAGGAATCCCACTAT AAAAAGCTTTGTGATCCTGCCGATGGAGGACAACGAGAATCGATCACCGGTGTTTCACCAGGAGGACAGTCTGGGTTTGGCGTCGTGGTGCGTTCAGCCGCTCTACGTATACGCTTATCGGCGCCTGCTGGAGTACCGGCGGACACGTCATCAACGGCGCGAGGAACCCAACACGGTGGCGAGATGGCTACTGGGTGCCTTGCTGCTAAATCCGAACGTGACAACGTTCTGGAATATGCGGCGGGAGCTGGTGCGCGCTGGCAGATTGGACGCGCGCGACGAGCTGTCCGTCACACGACCGGTGCTCTATCATACGCCAAAGAACTTCGAGGCCTTCGCGTATCGGAGCTGGCTGATGTCGTACGCTTTGGACACCGAACGGAACCACGTCGCCGAACCCGGGATCTCGCCCCTCGCGAGCGCCGAACTCGAGCTTGCAGAGACCTGCGCCGATCGTTACGCGAATAATTACCACGCGTGGAGTTATCGGCGTCACTTGGTCGCCCTGTGCGAATCACGCGGTTTGCGGCATCCCAGTCTCGAGAGCGAATGGAGGAGTACTATCGCTTGGTGCCGACAACACGTGTCCGATCATAGCGCTCATTCTTATCGGCAATTTTTACTGCGAAAGTGCATGTTGGCAACGGTGTCTACGGAAACAGAGATGAATGACGATGACATCGTCAGACACGACAATCTGTTTAGTTACATGAACCACTACGAACTGAACGACGATGAACGGACGTTGCTAGAACGTATTCGCGATATATTTGCACGTCGCGTCGACGGTTACTCGCCTACCGACGTTCACAAACTCAGGTGTTACCTAAGAGCGTTATCGTACTGGGCGGAAGAGTGTTGGTATAACGATCAGCTCATCAGTATGTACGACAACCATGAGACGTTGTGGTATCACCGCAGGTTCTTGGCGCACTTACTCGTTCTTCTCACCGTCATGTACGCGAAACATGCTTGTTACCGCAAGGATGACTTTTCGGACGTTCAATGTCGCGATGAGCCGTCGGTCGCGCCGTTTCTTCGCGACGGACCCTTAACTACTCACGACGACTTGCTGATAGCTGCTCATGTGATACTCCTAAGATCTTTTTGCACTGTTAATATTCGTATTATTCAAGAAGCGATCAAACGCAGTCCACGGGAGAATCTATTAATCGAGAGATTTTCCAAATATCTCGGGAGAATAGGTTTACGATGA